One window from the genome of Natronomonas pharaonis DSM 2160 encodes:
- a CDS encoding cryptochrome/photolyase family protein → MRIHWHRRDLRVADNRGLADAPGRPVGLFVFDEAVLDHAAPPRVAFLLDALSSLRAAYRDRGSELFIRRGDPANVLSALADDLGVDVVSWNRDYSGLAADRDDRVADVLDEVGVTPQRFHDAICHPPGTITTNAGDPYSVYSYFWKKWRDREKDDPYPVPALADATDETTLPTLADLGFDEPTAELPKAGTAPARGRLAAFLEDDIYRYEEARDYPATECTSRLSADLKFGTIGIRAVDKQVREAIAAAETDSERESAAEFRSQLAWREFYTHVLAFNPEVVTENYKRYEHDIDWEDDPELLAAWKRGETGYPIVDAGMRQLQAEAYMHNRVRMIVASFLTKDLLIDWRHGYAHFRDRLVDHDTANDNGGWQWAASTGTDAQPYFRIFNPMTQGERYDPDAEYIREYVPELSGVEADVIHSWHELSPTQRANAAPEYPQPVVDHSQRREQALDMFEQARGDD, encoded by the coding sequence ATGCGAATTCACTGGCACCGTCGGGACCTCCGGGTGGCCGATAACCGCGGGCTTGCCGACGCTCCCGGCCGCCCCGTCGGGCTGTTCGTCTTCGACGAAGCGGTTCTTGACCACGCCGCCCCCCCGCGAGTCGCCTTTTTGCTCGATGCGCTATCGTCACTTCGGGCAGCCTACCGGGACCGTGGCTCGGAGCTTTTCATCCGTCGCGGCGACCCTGCCAATGTGCTGTCGGCGCTCGCTGATGACCTCGGTGTAGACGTCGTCTCGTGGAACCGTGATTACTCCGGGCTGGCCGCCGACCGCGACGACCGCGTCGCCGACGTGCTCGACGAAGTCGGTGTCACGCCCCAGCGGTTCCACGACGCCATCTGCCACCCGCCCGGAACTATCACGACGAACGCCGGCGACCCCTACTCGGTGTACAGCTACTTCTGGAAGAAGTGGCGCGACCGCGAGAAGGACGACCCCTATCCGGTTCCAGCGCTCGCCGACGCGACCGATGAGACGACGCTGCCGACACTCGCCGACCTCGGGTTCGACGAGCCGACAGCGGAGCTTCCGAAGGCGGGCACTGCCCCGGCCCGCGGGCGGCTTGCGGCGTTTCTCGAAGACGACATCTACCGCTACGAGGAGGCCCGCGACTACCCTGCCACGGAGTGTACCTCGCGGCTCTCGGCGGACCTGAAGTTCGGCACTATCGGCATTCGAGCGGTCGACAAGCAGGTTCGGGAAGCGATTGCGGCCGCCGAGACTGATTCCGAGCGGGAGTCGGCCGCCGAGTTCCGCTCACAGCTGGCGTGGCGGGAGTTCTACACCCACGTGCTCGCGTTCAACCCCGAGGTCGTCACGGAGAACTACAAGCGCTACGAACACGACATCGACTGGGAGGACGACCCCGAACTGCTCGCGGCGTGGAAGCGCGGTGAGACGGGCTACCCGATAGTCGATGCCGGCATGCGCCAGCTTCAGGCGGAGGCGTACATGCACAACCGCGTCCGGATGATTGTCGCTTCCTTCCTGACGAAGGACCTGCTCATCGACTGGCGGCACGGCTACGCCCACTTCCGCGACCGGCTTGTCGACCACGACACCGCAAACGACAACGGCGGCTGGCAGTGGGCCGCCTCGACGGGAACCGACGCCCAGCCGTATTTCCGCATCTTCAACCCGATGACACAGGGAGAGCGCTACGACCCCGACGCAGAATACATCCGCGAGTACGTCCCGGAGCTGTCCGGTGTCGAGGCCGATGTCATCCACTCGTGGCACGAGCTGTCGCCGACACAGCGCGCCAATGCGGCCCCGGAATACCCCCAGCCGGTCGTCGACCACAGCCAGCGGCGCGAGCAGGCCCTCGACATGTTCGAACAGGCACGCGGCGACGATTGA
- a CDS encoding thiamine pyrophosphate-dependent enzyme — protein sequence MSAFNAIDDSEDVERDDFTPGIEPQATWCPGCGDFAVLKALKGAMAELGKNPEEVLLVTGIGCSGKLSSYFESYGFHTLHGRALPIARAAKLANPDLEVIAAGGDGDGYGIGGNHFAHTARENHDITYIVFNNEIFGLTKGQTSPTSPKGHKSKTQPHGSAKDPIRPLSMGLTSGASYVSRTAAVNPNQAQEILVEAIEHNGFSHIDFLTQCPTWNKDAKQYVPYIDVQQSDEYGFDHTDRREASEMMYEAESALYEGEVLTGRFYHDDDRLSYGEEKRAVGEMPERPLAEQYHEDDYEWERSYDLLDAHR from the coding sequence ATGAGCGCATTCAACGCAATCGACGACAGCGAGGACGTAGAGCGAGACGACTTCACGCCCGGCATCGAGCCACAGGCCACGTGGTGTCCCGGCTGTGGCGACTTCGCGGTGCTGAAGGCACTGAAAGGTGCGATGGCCGAACTCGGCAAGAACCCCGAGGAAGTGCTGCTCGTCACCGGCATCGGCTGTTCGGGCAAGCTCAGCAGCTACTTCGAGAGCTATGGATTTCACACACTCCACGGCCGGGCGCTGCCCATCGCTCGCGCGGCCAAGCTTGCCAACCCCGACCTTGAGGTCATCGCCGCGGGCGGCGACGGCGACGGCTACGGCATCGGCGGCAACCACTTTGCCCACACGGCCCGGGAGAACCACGACATCACCTACATCGTCTTCAACAACGAGATATTCGGGCTGACGAAGGGCCAGACCTCACCAACGAGCCCGAAGGGTCACAAATCGAAGACCCAACCGCACGGCTCGGCGAAAGACCCCATCCGACCGCTGTCGATGGGGCTCACAAGCGGTGCCTCCTACGTCTCGCGGACGGCGGCGGTCAATCCCAATCAGGCACAGGAGATTCTCGTCGAGGCCATCGAACACAACGGGTTCTCCCATATCGATTTCCTCACGCAGTGTCCGACGTGGAACAAGGACGCAAAGCAGTACGTCCCGTATATCGATGTCCAGCAAAGCGACGAGTACGGCTTCGACCACACCGACCGACGCGAGGCATCGGAGATGATGTACGAGGCGGAGTCGGCCCTCTACGAGGGCGAGGTGCTGACCGGTCGGTTCTACCACGACGACGACCGGCTGTCGTACGGCGAGGAAAAGCGGGCTGTCGGCGAGATGCCCGAGCGGCCGCTGGCCGAACAGTACCACGAGGACGACTACGAGTGGGAACGCAGCTACGACCTGCTCGACGCACATCGCTGA
- a CDS encoding 2-oxoacid:acceptor oxidoreductase subunit alpha: MTEELVWRIAGGSGDGIDSTSQNFAKALMRSGLNVFTHRHYPSRIRGGHTYVEIRAAPEPVSSRGDGYNFLLALGDSFARNPQEEAYYGDEEVKPLEENLDDLREGGIIVYDEGLVDIDDIEDFEARVEANDWHVYPLDLRGLARDVGREVMRNTAGVGATAALLEYDLEHVEDLMADAMSGEVLETNLDILETAYEEVAEMEHTHDLRIPTGSHDEQQVLLSGSNAITYGALDAGCRFIAGYPMTPWTEVFTLMSQHLPEVGGISEQVEDEIAAAALALGASHAGVKAMSGSSGGGFALMSEPLGLAEMTETPLVLVEATRAGPSTGMPTKPEQSDLEHVLYTSQGDSCRVVFAPGNVREAYEQTRAAFELAYEYHLPAIVLYDQKLSGELRNVDESFFDREPDADLGATLTEAEIAEAAHHASGKFNRFQHDPDNDRGVSPRSLPGQTGGRFLATGNEHTEQGHISESPENRVAQLERRLGKLDAIREELDAADSSHQTYYGPDEAEYGLITFGSQQGTVREAVTRLNDAGHSVRAVSISDLMPFPEAEIETFIESVEEAVVVEMTASAQLRGLIQKELGRFGPKLHSLLKYNGNPFEPQEVVDGFESAIEDEDPAPTTRFVPAAGD; encoded by the coding sequence ATGACAGAGGAACTCGTCTGGCGAATCGCGGGGGGTTCCGGCGACGGAATCGACTCGACGAGCCAGAACTTCGCGAAGGCCCTGATGCGCTCGGGACTGAACGTCTTCACACACAGACACTACCCCTCACGGATTCGAGGGGGCCACACGTATGTCGAGATTCGCGCCGCGCCCGAACCAGTTTCCTCCCGCGGCGACGGCTATAACTTCCTCTTGGCGCTGGGCGACTCCTTCGCCCGGAACCCCCAAGAGGAAGCCTACTACGGCGACGAAGAGGTAAAGCCGCTCGAAGAGAACCTCGATGACCTCCGCGAGGGGGGCATCATCGTCTACGATGAAGGCCTTGTCGACATCGACGACATCGAGGATTTCGAGGCCCGGGTCGAGGCAAACGACTGGCACGTCTACCCGCTCGACCTCCGCGGCCTCGCCCGCGATGTCGGCCGCGAGGTCATGCGAAACACGGCCGGCGTCGGCGCGACTGCCGCCCTGCTTGAGTACGACCTCGAACACGTTGAGGACCTGATGGCCGATGCGATGTCCGGTGAGGTTTTGGAAACGAACCTCGACATCCTTGAGACCGCCTACGAGGAGGTCGCCGAGATGGAACACACCCACGACCTCCGGATACCGACCGGCAGCCACGACGAACAGCAGGTGCTGCTGTCGGGAAGCAACGCCATCACCTACGGCGCGCTCGATGCCGGCTGCCGGTTCATCGCCGGCTATCCGATGACGCCGTGGACGGAGGTCTTTACCCTGATGAGCCAGCACCTCCCGGAAGTCGGCGGCATCTCCGAACAGGTCGAAGACGAAATCGCCGCCGCCGCGCTCGCGCTCGGTGCCTCCCATGCCGGTGTCAAAGCGATGTCCGGCAGCAGTGGCGGTGGCTTCGCTCTGATGAGCGAGCCGCTGGGACTGGCCGAGATGACCGAGACGCCGCTCGTCCTCGTCGAGGCAACCCGTGCCGGCCCCTCGACCGGGATGCCGACAAAGCCCGAGCAAAGCGACCTCGAACACGTTTTGTACACGAGCCAGGGCGACTCCTGCCGGGTCGTTTTCGCCCCCGGCAACGTCCGTGAAGCCTACGAGCAGACGCGGGCGGCCTTCGAACTCGCGTACGAGTACCACCTGCCGGCCATCGTCCTCTACGACCAGAAGCTCTCCGGCGAACTGCGCAACGTCGACGAGTCCTTCTTCGACCGCGAACCGGACGCCGACCTCGGGGCGACGCTCACCGAAGCGGAAATCGCCGAGGCGGCCCACCACGCCTCCGGGAAGTTCAACCGCTTCCAGCACGACCCGGACAACGACCGTGGCGTCTCGCCGCGGTCGCTGCCCGGCCAGACGGGCGGTCGCTTCCTCGCGACCGGCAACGAACACACCGAGCAGGGCCATATCAGCGAAAGCCCAGAAAACCGGGTCGCACAGCTCGAACGCCGGCTCGGAAAGCTCGACGCCATCCGCGAGGAACTCGATGCGGCCGATTCGAGCCACCAGACCTACTACGGCCCCGACGAGGCGGAGTACGGCCTCATCACCTTCGGCAGCCAGCAGGGAACAGTCAGAGAGGCTGTCACCCGGCTCAATGACGCCGGCCACAGCGTCCGGGCCGTCAGCATCTCCGATTTGATGCCGTTCCCCGAGGCCGAAATCGAGACGTTCATCGAGTCAGTCGAGGAGGCTGTGGTCGTCGAGATGACCGCCTCCGCACAGCTCCGGGGGCTCATCCAGAAGGAGCTCGGCCGGTTCGGGCCGAAGCTGCATAGTCTCCTGAAGTACAACGGCAACCCCTTCGAACCACAGGAGGTCGTCGACGGGTTCGAAAGCGCCATCGAGGACGAAGACCCCGCGCCGACGACCCGCTTTGTTCCCGCGGCAGGTGACTGA
- a CDS encoding DICT sensory domain-containing protein — protein sequence MSLTELIAGVEDHEKRLTVFNADSDAVAALSEQFHDRNVDVVGEHTPSGRPKTFAVLSSDGSFVTAADVDNILEPTTTEETEPGFDGEAYQPILDHLDETMFTSYDIGQMVAASREIEDRAWRVGKGTLHSGFQKLSILQDQMDIYEQLAEKKHLEVHAYAVPDADVPDHDSDLTIHVERSDEIERSWFVAYDGAGVDVNKCALLAEEREPRSFYGFWTYDPSTVDWIIDHLDSTYGLVESQ from the coding sequence ATGTCTCTTACCGAGCTCATCGCGGGGGTCGAAGACCACGAGAAGCGGCTGACGGTGTTTAACGCCGATTCAGACGCCGTTGCGGCCCTAAGCGAGCAGTTTCATGACCGCAACGTCGATGTCGTCGGCGAGCACACGCCGAGCGGGCGACCGAAAACGTTCGCGGTCCTGTCCAGCGACGGGTCGTTCGTCACCGCGGCCGATGTCGACAACATCCTCGAACCAACAACGACCGAGGAAACGGAGCCGGGCTTCGACGGCGAGGCCTACCAGCCCATCCTTGATCATCTCGACGAGACGATGTTTACCTCCTACGACATCGGACAGATGGTCGCCGCGTCACGCGAAATCGAAGACCGAGCGTGGCGGGTCGGGAAGGGAACGCTACACTCCGGCTTCCAAAAGCTGTCCATCCTGCAAGACCAGATGGACATCTACGAACAGTTGGCCGAAAAGAAACATCTCGAAGTCCACGCGTACGCCGTGCCGGACGCGGATGTCCCCGACCACGACAGCGACCTCACGATACACGTCGAGCGCAGCGACGAAATCGAGCGGTCGTGGTTTGTCGCCTACGACGGGGCGGGCGTCGACGTCAACAAGTGTGCGCTACTGGCCGAGGAGCGGGAGCCGCGGTCCTTCTATGGCTTCTGGACCTACGACCCGTCGACGGTCGACTGGATAATCGACCACCTCGATTCGACCTACGGCCTCGTCGAATCGCAGTGA
- a CDS encoding acyl-CoA dehydrogenase family protein, with protein MELLDNSVVPEHAHDIKQEAREFAAEHIAPNAADYYESGEYPWDVLEAGMDAGLVAQDISEEYGGRGLDLHEILAMAEEFYRADAGIALTLQLASFGAQILQTHGSDDQKETFLRPVAENDQLTGLAVSEPDTGSDLTGMETTAEKDGDEWVLNGEKYWVGNGVEADWVTLYARTGDNPDDPYGNFSLFVVPTDTDGYDAEHIPEKMGFRASKQAHIELNGARIPEDHLIGVEGAGFYMLAEFFNHGRVVVGGHGLGLAAAAIEETADFVHDRTAFGRDVAGFQKVQHILADMMTEFQAARTLNWQAATRVEENDNAGFWAAMAKVKSTETANDCAERGMQLHGGRSVLTKNRISRVYRDVRIPVIYEGANEIQRNLIYGQGPW; from the coding sequence ATGGAACTGTTAGATAATTCTGTCGTCCCCGAACACGCACACGACATCAAACAGGAGGCACGGGAGTTCGCCGCCGAGCACATCGCGCCCAACGCCGCTGACTACTACGAGTCCGGCGAGTACCCGTGGGACGTGCTGGAGGCCGGCATGGACGCTGGGCTTGTCGCCCAAGACATCAGCGAGGAGTACGGTGGCCGCGGACTCGACCTCCATGAGATTCTCGCGATGGCCGAGGAGTTCTACCGGGCCGACGCCGGCATCGCGCTGACGCTCCAGCTTGCGAGCTTCGGCGCACAGATTCTCCAGACCCACGGCAGCGACGACCAGAAGGAGACGTTCCTCCGGCCCGTGGCGGAAAACGACCAGCTCACGGGGCTTGCTGTCTCCGAGCCGGATACGGGCTCCGACCTCACCGGCATGGAAACGACGGCCGAGAAGGACGGCGACGAGTGGGTTCTCAATGGCGAGAAATACTGGGTCGGAAACGGCGTCGAAGCCGACTGGGTGACGCTGTATGCCCGCACCGGCGACAACCCGGACGACCCGTACGGCAACTTTTCGCTATTTGTCGTTCCAACTGACACGGACGGCTACGATGCCGAGCACATCCCCGAGAAGATGGGCTTCCGAGCGTCCAAACAGGCCCACATCGAACTGAACGGCGCTCGGATTCCCGAAGACCACCTCATCGGCGTCGAGGGGGCCGGCTTCTACATGCTCGCTGAGTTTTTCAACCACGGCCGGGTCGTCGTCGGCGGTCACGGTCTCGGGCTGGCAGCGGCGGCAATCGAGGAAACCGCCGACTTCGTCCACGACCGCACGGCGTTCGGCCGCGATGTCGCCGGCTTCCAGAAGGTCCAGCACATCCTCGCGGACATGATGACCGAGTTCCAGGCGGCGCGGACCCTCAACTGGCAGGCCGCCACACGCGTTGAGGAAAACGACAACGCTGGCTTCTGGGCAGCAATGGCGAAGGTCAAATCCACCGAGACCGCCAACGATTGCGCCGAGCGAGGGATGCAGCTTCACGGCGGTCGGTCGGTGCTGACGAAAAACCGCATTTCACGCGTCTATCGGGATGTCCGGATTCCGGTCATCTACGAGGGTGCAAACGAGATACAGCGGAACCTCATCTACGGACAGGGGCCGTGGTAG
- the thiM gene encoding hydroxyethylthiazole kinase — protein sequence MSDVDAAVDLAAALGDIDTATPLVNSVTNNVTVNDVANITLHWGGLPVMSDDAREVDDMVATADGCLINMGTVDEDGEESMVVAGTAANEGDKPLVVDPVGVGATPTRTRVANRLLDELDVTILNGNHGEITALAGDDADVRGVESVGEYADIAETALSCARTHDTVVVASGETDIVASPEEAYEITAGHPLMAQIVGTGCMLGVTLATFAAGMENATPLDAALAGTVGFGLAGEKAAEEGEYNGPASYKTAFLDTVAGLEAAPDDPAGRIERVLSVT from the coding sequence ATGTCTGATGTCGACGCTGCTGTCGATTTGGCAGCCGCCCTCGGCGACATCGATACGGCGACGCCGCTTGTCAACTCCGTGACAAACAACGTGACGGTCAACGATGTCGCCAATATCACGCTTCACTGGGGTGGGCTACCGGTCATGTCCGACGACGCCCGTGAGGTCGACGACATGGTTGCGACCGCCGACGGCTGTCTCATCAACATGGGGACCGTCGACGAGGACGGCGAGGAGTCGATGGTGGTCGCCGGCACGGCGGCAAACGAGGGGGACAAGCCCCTCGTGGTCGACCCCGTCGGCGTCGGTGCGACGCCGACCCGGACGCGCGTTGCCAACCGCCTGCTCGACGAACTCGACGTGACGATACTGAACGGCAACCACGGCGAAATCACGGCGCTGGCGGGCGACGACGCCGACGTCCGTGGCGTCGAATCGGTCGGCGAATACGCCGACATCGCCGAGACAGCGCTTTCCTGTGCCCGGACCCACGATACGGTCGTCGTCGCCTCCGGGGAGACCGATATCGTCGCCTCCCCCGAGGAAGCCTACGAGATTACCGCCGGACACCCGTTGATGGCACAGATTGTCGGCACCGGCTGCATGCTCGGCGTGACGCTTGCGACCTTCGCCGCGGGGATGGAGAACGCCACGCCGTTGGATGCAGCGCTGGCTGGGACGGTCGGCTTCGGCCTCGCCGGCGAAAAAGCGGCTGAAGAGGGCGAATACAATGGCCCCGCCAGCTACAAAACGGCGTTTCTCGACACCGTTGCGGGGCTTGAGGCGGCTCCCGACGACCCCGCTGGCCGTATCGAGCGGGTACTCTCCGTTACCTAG
- the thiE gene encoding thiamine phosphate synthase, translating to MTQDFGVYLVTGAEHSAGRSTAEVVEAAIRGGVDIVQLRDKTATARERYEVGTELRTLTRDAGVPLVVNDRLDLAAAIDADGVHLGDDDLPIEVAREQLGSDAIVGRSVSTPDAAREAEQAGADYLGVGAIYGTDSKDTDPEQSNIGLDRIRAVRDATSLPFVGIGGVTPDNAAPVVEAGADGVAVISAITAADDPEHATRRLADAVEGVAPNV from the coding sequence ATGACACAGGATTTCGGCGTGTATCTGGTTACGGGGGCCGAACACTCTGCAGGGCGGTCGACTGCCGAGGTCGTCGAAGCCGCCATCCGTGGCGGCGTTGACATCGTCCAACTCAGAGACAAAACGGCGACTGCGCGCGAACGCTACGAGGTCGGCACGGAGCTACGGACGCTGACTCGCGACGCGGGCGTTCCGCTCGTGGTCAACGACCGGCTCGATTTGGCCGCTGCAATCGATGCCGACGGCGTACACCTCGGTGATGACGACCTGCCCATCGAGGTTGCCCGCGAACAGCTCGGATCGGACGCCATCGTCGGCCGCTCGGTCTCGACGCCCGATGCCGCCCGCGAGGCCGAACAGGCCGGTGCCGACTATCTCGGTGTCGGAGCCATCTACGGAACTGACTCCAAGGACACCGACCCTGAACAGTCGAACATCGGCCTCGACCGGATTCGGGCCGTTCGGGACGCCACGTCGCTGCCCTTCGTCGGCATCGGGGGCGTTACCCCCGACAACGCCGCCCCCGTCGTCGAGGCGGGTGCCGACGGCGTTGCCGTCATCTCGGCGATTACCGCGGCCGACGACCCCGAACACGCGACTCGCCGGCTCGCTGACGCCGTTGAGGGGGTGGCCCCGAATGTCTGA
- a CDS encoding XapX domain-containing protein, with protein MEASLLIAALALLTGFLAGAVFALVGVPIPAPPTLAGVLGIVGIYLGFKSVDYLGVSYDVAGSLGL; from the coding sequence ATGGAAGCGAGCCTCCTGATTGCAGCGCTGGCGCTTTTGACTGGATTTCTCGCGGGCGCGGTCTTTGCCCTTGTCGGCGTGCCGATTCCCGCGCCGCCGACGCTGGCCGGCGTTCTCGGTATCGTCGGCATCTACCTTGGGTTCAAATCGGTCGACTACCTCGGAGTCAGCTATGACGTGGCTGGCTCGCTCGGACTGTGA
- a CDS encoding coiled-coil protein, whose translation MAESIDETDNVELTEDDLENKSKGQLIKLAGQLRDRRNELNQMASERASERDDLNAKTREKVDEAQEHREKRDELNEQVQEHKEKRNELNAKANELFDKVDDLKADLELDEGKSIDQLEEEIEDLEFKQQTEVLSSEDERELIEKIEEKREKLSERKEKLDQGGELEELKEEAQEVRAEASQHHQKVTELADKAQEHHNEMIEAYREADDIRDEADEWHDKFVEAQEAADRHHEDFVRVQKRLRELDKEEEEEREEDRAEEREAAKEEAEEIYQKFKEGETLDTEDLMKLQKAGKL comes from the coding sequence ATGGCAGAGTCAATCGACGAAACCGACAACGTAGAACTGACCGAAGACGACCTCGAAAACAAATCCAAGGGCCAGCTCATCAAGCTCGCCGGCCAGCTTCGTGACCGGCGCAACGAGCTGAACCAGATGGCTTCCGAGCGGGCCTCCGAGCGGGACGACCTCAACGCCAAGACCCGAGAAAAAGTCGACGAGGCACAGGAACACCGCGAGAAACGCGACGAGCTCAACGAGCAAGTCCAAGAGCACAAGGAAAAGCGAAACGAGCTCAACGCCAAGGCAAACGAGCTTTTCGACAAGGTCGACGACCTCAAGGCTGACCTCGAACTCGACGAGGGCAAAAGCATCGACCAGCTCGAAGAGGAAATCGAAGACCTCGAGTTCAAACAGCAGACCGAGGTGCTCTCCTCGGAAGACGAGCGCGAACTCATCGAGAAAATCGAGGAGAAACGCGAGAAGCTCTCCGAGCGAAAGGAAAAGCTCGACCAGGGCGGCGAGCTTGAAGAGCTCAAAGAGGAGGCCCAGGAAGTCCGCGCCGAAGCCTCCCAGCACCACCAGAAGGTGACCGAGCTGGCCGACAAGGCCCAAGAGCACCACAACGAGATGATCGAGGCCTATCGCGAGGCCGACGACATCCGCGACGAGGCCGACGAGTGGCACGACAAGTTCGTCGAGGCCCAGGAGGCGGCTGACCGCCACCACGAGGACTTCGTCCGCGTCCAGAAGCGCCTGCGCGAACTCGACAAGGAAGAGGAGGAAGAACGCGAAGAGGACCGCGCCGAGGAGCGCGAAGCCGCAAAGGAAGAAGCCGAGGAAATCTACCAGAAGTTCAAGGAAGGCGAAACCCTCGACACCGAGGACCTGATGAAGCTGCAGAAGGCCGGCAAGCTGTAA